From the Pseudorasbora parva isolate DD20220531a chromosome 2, ASM2467924v1, whole genome shotgun sequence genome, the window tttctatttttagaagatgtttttttcttcacttTTAACCTCAATTAAAAAGATATTTTATTGTCTATATTGTCCTTGTTGAAAATGAAAGCTTAGACCAACATGAGTTTCCagggttgttttgttttggtacAACCGGTGAACCAGCATGTTCTCTGACAAAGATAGTTGAACAAGAAAGTCTTACTATTTAATCCAGTAAAGATGCCTGGTGGGGACCAGCATCCAAACCATTATTTGCTCTTCAAATTTGTCcccttttatttataaagcagaACAGATTTAGGTTGAAGAACTATGAAAAGTTTAATATCTTTCATCAACATGAAATAAACATTGTGTAACAGTCTAAAGGAGAACaaactatttaaataataagGCTACTAGCGTTATGAGCCAGATCATCATGAATAAACAGGTCAAAAGATCCTTGTATAAGGAGTGGATATTTATAAATGACATAAAACAACTGAAACTTTATTCCCAGACATTAATGTCAACAGTTTATTGATTCCATGGAGTGTAACTCCTAACTTGGTATCATTAAATTGTGACTGAATTGTGTATATTCACAGGGTTCAATCACTTATTgggcaaaaataaaataaaataaaagtttgggaAAATACCTACTTTGCTAGGGAATCAATGCCATGTTATTAATTCATCATGAGTAATAAAGGTTTACAATTAGAAGACTAAATTATATTACACAAatatattatttcattatttactcaaaacaatttaaacaaatatgTTTACAGAATTAACCAATAACCACACACTATCTGCTTTGTGAACCGATCAAATACAGCTTGAtgtacatttttcttttcttaataTGTTGTACATTTAGATCATAATTTAAAGTCCTGAGAaattatcattatcatcatcatataTGTAAGACCATAGTCTACTTTAAAATTGGACAGGCTTTTCATGTCCACACAAACTCCTGTCTGCTGGAAACGTCGGTCAGCAGGTTAGttgggatttttttaaaacttcaaCATAGTATAAAAGCATTTTAACATCTCTCAAGATAATCGTTTCACTTGATAAAATGTGAATACAAGGTGCCTTATAGATTGGTTCACCGACATTTTGGATTCTTTTATGGCCAGTTAAGCGGTGGACTCCACATAGTTGCCAGGAAAGTAACCCTTGACTCCATTCAGAACCCCCTCACACCAGCCATCCTCATTCCTGCTGGTGAGGTAGATGATGTCCCCTTCCTGAAAGACAAGGTCCCCTGGCTTGCCTGTGTCGTAGCTATATAGTGCCACCACTTGGTCAGAAAAAGAATGACAATGGAAAATCAGTAGACGTTTTACATTCTGAATTACATTACCAGTGATAGACAAAGTACACAAATCAAGTACTTGAGTAAAATTACAGATgccttaacaaaatattacacaTGGAGACACATGGGCATTCATTTGTGCAATTTTAacgttatgttttgttttaactTAACATTCCCTGTTCAGATAGTGATAAACAAATGTGGACGTGCACATTCAAACATTTCATACAATGGGCTTAAACATCTCGCCATTTTACATTCCAGTCACAAACAACTGACAGGCGTGATCTAAATATGATTTTCATTTACAATAATAAATCCtaaaattaaagtaaattaCATTTCACCTCTTCAATCGCACACACTCAAGCCCTGAGGATGTCCTCTCCTTTTTTGAGTCGGACTAAGACTAACTGAAGACTAGCTCTGACCGGATCATTTGAATCAGTGAGTTGCTGACTCAAGGACAGATGGAATCAGATCGGTCCAATTAATGTTTTGACATTGACACTAGTCCAATACTAGTGAAGTAAAACGTTTCCACAAATAAAAATTCTCTCCACCACTCTCCATGTTATTATCCACCACTGGAAACCTAAATAGTCAGTATAGTCATTTTGTAAACACCTTATTGTCTTGCTATTACAATTCTAATTtacaatttaataatttacCTCTACAAAAAATGAGTTTGACTAAAATTAGTCAACATTGAGCCTACCTTTTTCTAAATAGTTGACTGGTGCAGATATGTCGTAATCAATAGGGGGAGGTAAAGGGGGCATATCCTCATAGTTGTCAAAACCTTCTACTGGCGGTGATGGGGGTGGTGCTGGAATCTCAAGGTCTAAATTTGCATCAACACACAATGTTAAAACATATAGACAACACTAGAGCAAATGCTGTAAACAAATTGTGTGACTTTTGTGTGACGCATCATCCtaaattgtgaatttttttattttcttcaaaCACATAGAAGaccacaatcaaattcacaTGTACAAATTACAAACTTcactttaaaggaatagttcaccaaatataaaaacaaaatgccATCATATGGCTGCAGATAACTTGGAATATAGTGCACAAATTGCATGGATTACTTCTAtcatacatttttgtctttttggATCTAAAAGTCATACAGGCTTGGATTAACATAGTGAGTAATGATAGAATGCTCATTTTtagctgaactatccctttaaaatcacTGGACTCATTTGAGTTTTTATTTGAGGATGCAGATTGAGTGTCCTGTTGCGTGCAGGAATGGCGTGATACGAGATCAAATTATATGCTGGTTTGGCTTGCTGAAGTGTAGAATGGGGAAGTGGCAAATATTAAGGAAGAGTATAGCGTCAGAAAGCAATGCACAAAGATGCCACACTTACCCAGGTGCTGCAGGCGAGCAGGGATCCTGCACAATGGGCTGAAGGAAGCAGGCGGAGCCAGAGGAGGCGGGTATGGGGGCGGTGGGGGTATCATGACTGACAGGTGTTCATAAAGACAAGTgtgataaaatgtttaaataatatgAATGGATTATAGATGTTTTCAAGGGGCAGATAATAAGAGTGCCTGATTAGATTTTGACTAAATGGTCTTTGCTAAATCTTTGAAATCCCTGAACACAAATGTTTCTGGAATGTCTTATCAATatttttggcattaaaaaaagGAACTACCATTGAACTGTAATGAATCAGGTGTTGGGTCTTACGTGATTGAGGAGAGGGCAGAAAAAGCGAGCGTGTGTACAGCGAGCGAGCGCTGGGGCCCATGCGGAccctcagagagagagagcgagagctaGGAGGATGACGTCGCACTCGTGAACGGCGAGAATGCGGAGCTGAGTGAGAAGAGAGAGACAAGAGTGAAAATAAGAGCATAGAGTACAAAAGCTCACAGAAACAAATAACAGCAATCCCCAAGATAAAGAGCAAAGGCTGGCTGTAACAGAAAGCAAACATGCAATCATTCAAAATGACAAATTTTGAAGCAAGACACAATGCATCATACAAAACAAACGTTTGAACAAACATGCGCTTTGATTTGGGCACTTTTGTACCTTCAAAGTTCTCATCGCCAGGCAGAGGCAGTGGGGTTGGAAGATCAAGGATATCAGGGGCTGGCGGAGGAGGCATGTCACTGGGAGCTTCTGGTAGAGCAAATCCATTCTCCTCGGCCACTAGACAAAACAATTCTTTATTCAATTCTATTACACTATTTTAAACTATTGTCATGGATCATCTTCCTTTGACTCCACTGCAGCAGCATCCATATATGCCAACTGACTCAAGTGTATTTTTACTACAAAAATGCATACTTATAGaagatatttattttttgttaataatttttttttcttctactttttgtttttaattttctatTTAATAATAAGTAGGTTAGTCTAGTAAGTCAGACTCCAGTTTATAAGTGCAAGTTCTTCATCAAAAAATACTTGTTTCAGATACAGCTCAAGTCCTAACCAGTCTATCTACACTGaacattaaaggaactgtatgtaagaaatgtatttcaatgaaacataaaatgcccctgatatgtcactagacattaagaaaacatgttcattttaaatacttatatcactgacaacagtagtccggccaggatattgtcatttaaaagttgttgttgcagccctcaacagatgttgatgttgtcgtgttgtgttttggcctaaagctccaccctccacctatcgaccaatcacaaagtcagtagtgtctctgcatccgggttgccagatctgctctagttaccacagctgcagatctacaaacgttcctgctggatcctgcagcctatctggcaacctcgagtcaggggcgagggggagaggggaaagtgattgcagtaccagtattggccacaatcttacatactcGTCCTTTAAACATCATTGCAACGTGACAAACAACCATCAGattatatttaatgtttaatgcacacttcaaaagtttggggtcagtaagtttttttgaaaaaaataaaaattgtattcAGCAAGGTCACAATAAAgaggtttttttaaatgttgcataagatttctatttcaaaacGATGTTCTTTTGCATTTTCTTTCCATTCATCAAAGTATCCTAAATAATTACAAAATCTTATTGcttccacaaaaatatcaagcagcacaactgcttaaaacattgttaataataataaatgtttcttgagtaaCAAAACATCATATTATAGTGATTTCTTAAGGGTCATGTGACCCTTGAAGACAAgaaaatgctgaaaattcagctttgcattacatgaataaataagatttttaaatatactcaaaaataggaaacatttatttgtaattgtaataatatttttcaatattaatgtttttactgaATTATGTTCAAATGTTAGTTGACGCATTAACTGACAttgactaacaatgaacaaaTTATTACAGTAGTTATTAATCTTTGTTGGTAGTTCATAAAATTACAGTTCAacgttagttcatgttaacccATGTCCGTCAaacaatattattaatatatacagcttttgattttaataatgtattagtaaatgttgaaattaacattaaagggggggtgaaatgctgtttcatgcatactgatctttttacactgttaaagacatggattcccatactaaacatggacaaagtttcaaaagttaaggtggacgtttgatgggagtatttctttgtcaaaaatactacttccggttagtcataagtttcggcaagttttttgcgatcatgcgtcccctttgacgttaatgggggcggaatttccttgtatgggccgtacggacaattctaccggaagagcgtgagagagagagagggagagagcgaaagtaacaggctacacccatcaaagcgctggctcgtaggctgcgctgcacaggtgatgtgcacaactaacaatgtcaccaaaaaagtgcgtttttggttgccagaccaagacagtcctgcacagattcaccaaaaaccccgcgttaaggcaacagtggatggaatttgcttttccggatcagcaactgagttagacgttagaaccgcaggcgttgagtaagactgcttcaaatgtctgtgtttttgcctatgctcatcaagtagcccaaacatgatcacgtatagttaattgatcaatggagcatgcgatgtgtagtgcgtgtacatttgtttagctggccactatatgtgtaactttgtgtttgtgtattgtaaaagcactccaaacaacaatacacaaagaggggggaaatatgttgaactaaataagcacgcttcttcattcaaatgcgctactattccgtgtctttctatgtaaacactagcctgccgtgcaaaaccagtcaaaccacgcgtaaacacacacacgtgcacaactgcacttcccacatgtacaccttcaaagacaaaaatacgacgatataattcaagtataaatatgtaaataacacaagccgctaagcagattatatagttagtgtataacttgtaccacatagagacgtcctgttctagtcgtttttgctgctgctcctgttcaactgcagcctctgggtctgattccggatcatagatgtatggctgtatctgattaaaagccatatttttattttgaataaagtttttcccgctgttagggatgacacagctttacgacgcactcaacacggcggcgcacacgtcattctttagctccgctcacacgatacggccccacccgctctgcttttttcggaaagactcggaacagcgcatctttcttatataattataaaaaaaataaagacttttcggagatatgcaggatgcaatgctactctataggtactcaagattgacatgacactgactgaaactgagtgtttcaccccccctttaagattatggaatgctttagaagtattttcattgttagttcatttgCATCAACTAATGCAGTTAACtagtaattttaataaatgaaacCTTACTGAAAAGGTTACTAAAAAATCCTATCGACCTGAACATTTTGTATGGTAGTGTTTtatgagttcacacttacatataatttagAGGGAGTAAAGCTTTAaagcgtatttggcgtgctgtcctgGGGAGGGCCTTGAGCTTGGAATTTGGCCCAAACTCAGAGTACTCCACGTGTGTGTTTGTAGTACTAGAAGtgtggagaaggggtggtggagggttgctgataaactgtcaacGAACGGAGGTAAGACTGCTGCATATATAACCTCTTATCAATGACTGGCTGAGTGCTCTCCACACGTGTAATTATCTGAACGTGCTCCTCCcaaacttttttaataaaacatcatatgTTTTAAGTGGCTGGTAagggaaaaaaatgtgttgctCGTTGTTTTATCACGTCATATCTAGATGGCATATGGCATAACCTCCTGAAACCTTTGAATGACCTGCCACGTTGATTGATGATAGTGAAATCTGTCAATCAGCACAAACTAACCTGTTTCAAGAGGTGGAGCTGGTGGAGGAGGTGGTGGTATGGTTATCAGGCTGCTGGGATCGGGCATGGGAGGAGGTGGGGGGATGTCGGTACAGTCAAGGGGAGGAGGTGGAGGTGGATCGTTCTTCTGCCCATGATCGTTTTCACCTTCTGCCTCCATCAGTGGGGGTGGAGGCGGTGGCCCTTCATCCAGCAGTGTGCTGAGGATGTCACCATCAGGGCTCGTGGGCCAGCTGGGCACTACAGGGGGCGGCACAGCTTTACCAAAGCTTGAACTGCGGTGACGGGAGAAATCCAGTTATGAAAACTAATAAAGATGTGATGTTAGGATTAAAATAAGGAATGATAAAACACTTTATGTGCTCTTACGCAATAGACTTGTCATTAAGTGAGGTGAGGGACGCTCCACGAGACAGAGCGGGCGCCACAGGACACTGGACAGGCTCTGGAGGACGGCTGCCTCGACTTGAACATACACACACGGAAACACAGTTGTGAACATACTGAGTTGTCAAATAGTTAATATTAGACATGTACTTCAGCAATTTGGACACTTTGCTGTAAAAAGGCACGTACACATCTCATGTGCTCATGCTGAGAAACTAAAGTCACCACAATTCTAACCGTGTTGCTTTCAGGCAGTGCAAAGAGGGGAAGTGGGTAGAACAAAACTAAAATCACTTCCTGGAGAAAGGCCTTTAACTGAGAAGGAAGAGGAACAGAGGCCTGAGACATGTAGGTTTAAGTATGAGCATCTGATTTtatctgtatttatttttaaatttgatgAACAACAGAGAGATTTTCATGGAGGATCTAAACCAGAATAAAAAGAGATGTGATGACTAGGATGATAGTTTGTATTAGGGTGGCTGTGGTCATGTGGGCTTTTCAAGAGATCAAGAagagaatgaataaatgtaaatggaaTTCTCACACAGGATGCTGGTGATCAAAAACTGGTAGATAATACACTAtacactataaaataaaaatgtgcaagTGCCTTCAgacatatttttaaaagtaaaaagcaTCCCAGTACTCAATTTTAAAAAGCAGTGCAAGAACGCAtccagtacagttttaactgaaaaataaaatacaaacattgaatgaaaatgtaaaacttaaacattaaaggtggggtaattcttatttcaaaaccgttttagaaaaaggacacaggccgagtggaataataaacttgtagccaatcagcaggtaaggggcttGTCTACTATTAATTGTGAGAAtagcgctcgctctcgctctgtgcactAGGGATGGGCGATACCACTTATTTTGTTTTCGATACGATACCGATACTTTCAAGGCCAGTATCCCCGATATCGATACCGATACgatacttttaaacttatttttttaaattattaaatatattaaattatctaAATGACTAAGAGTACCCActtaacataaaaatataaacataaaaataccCACTTAACATATTTGAAaggtattttaacattcaatatgccttaattgcaacttattagatCCTAATTTTTTAACACATGGATAAAATGTTTAGTAGAAGTGAAATTAACCATGGAAATCTACAAATACTAGCCTATTTGAACTACGGCtactgaagtaaaaaaaaaaaaaaaaacatggttcaGTATCACAAGAGCCTGCCAGTGACTGAACGTTGCACCCATAAAATGCAACCTTTTTATTCTGATAGTGAATTATATTAGCATTAGTTACAGCATAGAACATGATCAATTTCAACTTTTAACAAGCATTATTCTGGGCTGTGTGTTCAAAATCATCTATGGTTTCTTATGACCATATTaattgtgctaattaactgagacttcttacagctcttacaggttgttggccttgtttgtttcgttgcttctattgctctccccttttttgtaagtcgctttggataaaagcgtctgctaaat encodes:
- the abi3a gene encoding ABI family, member 3a isoform X1; this encodes MKDQNYGEEVTKILEDAPSARKALLDNYNNLHEVAKYCENNYLQSGNDTRKALEETKAFTAQSLASVAYQISSLATNVLKLLDAQTLQLRNIESSVNQIGQTVDMHREKVARREIGAFTVAKRVSRSHKIVPPVKNKEAKLKYSRTPISFSSLDSVGHGVKDSGQPQLKTATMTRSGSTLSRGSRPPEPVQCPVAPALSRGASLTSLNDKSIASSFGKAVPPPVVPSWPTSPDGDILSTLLDEGPPPPPPLMEAEGENDHGQKNDPPPPPPLDCTDIPPPPPMPDPSSLITIPPPPPPAPPLETVAEENGFALPEAPSDMPPPPAPDILDLPTPLPLPGDENFEAPHSRRSRVRRHPPSSRSLSLRVRMGPSARSLYTRSLFLPSPQSLMIPPPPPYPPPLAPPASFSPLCRIPARLQHLDLEIPAPPPSPPVEGFDNYEDMPPLPPPIDYDISAPVNYLEKVVALYSYDTGKPGDLVFQEGDIIYLTSRNEDGWCEGVLNGVKGYFPGNYVESTA
- the abi3a gene encoding ABI family, member 3a isoform X2; amino-acid sequence: MKDQNYGEEVTKILEDAPSARKALLDNYNNLHEVAKYCENNYLQSGNDTRKALEETKAFTAQSLASVAYQISSLATNVLKLLDAQTLQLRNIESSVNQIGQTVDMHREKVARREIGAFTVAKRVSRSHKIVPPVKNKEAKLKYSRTPISFSSLDSVGHGVKDSGQPQLKTATMTRSGSTLSRGSRPPEPVQCPVAPALSRGASLTSLNDKSIASSFGKAVPPPVVPSWPTSPDGDILSTLLDEGPPPPPPLMEAEGENDHGQKNDPPPPPPLDCTDIPPPPPMPDPSSLITIPPPPPPAPPLETVAEENGFALPEAPSDMPPPPAPDILDLPTPLPLPGDENFEDLEIPAPPPSPPVEGFDNYEDMPPLPPPIDYDISAPVNYLEKVVALYSYDTGKPGDLVFQEGDIIYLTSRNEDGWCEGVLNGVKGYFPGNYVESTA